In Papaver somniferum cultivar HN1 chromosome 1, ASM357369v1, whole genome shotgun sequence, a genomic segment contains:
- the LOC113335450 gene encoding uncharacterized protein LOC113335450, which yields MIEDLVVVVTAATTTLIAVYYQYFLEKTICHDSILSGADHVDEVLNGHDARCQDSFRMEKHVFLRLCDMLKEKELLRHSNGVRVEEKVAIFMLAVGHNERNMILQERFQHSGETISRHFNAVLDAIVALADDFLVPAGPDTPTGILGNPRFYPYFKDCIGAIDGTQIPAMVGLDEQVPFWCRKGFISQNVLVACSFDLQFQYVLAGWEGSAADSRILDSALTRCDRLIVPEGFANMTQFITPYRGVRYHLKEFGGNRPKCAKELFNLRHASLRNAIERAIGILKRRFTILQLQPQYPFESQVKIVLACCILHNHIRRECINDLIFDDENLQNLLETDPRMQQDSECPTLGRNRQREVASELRTSIANAMWNDYQRRRRG from the exons ATGATAGAAGATTTGGTAGTAGTTGTAACAGCAGCCACAACAACACTAATTGCTGTTTATTACCAATATTTTTTGGAGAAAACAATATGCCATGATTCAATTCTTAGTGGTGCAGATCATGTAGATGAAGTCTTAAATGGTCATGATGCACGATGTCAGGATAGTTTTCGTATGGAAAAACATGTTTTCTTAAGATTATGTGATATGTTGAAAGAAAAGGAGTTACTTCGTCATAGTAATGGAGTTCGTGTTGAAGAAAAAGTAGCAATTTTTATGCTTGCTGTTGGACATAATGAACGTAACATGATACTTCAAGAGCGTTTTCAGCATTCAGGTGAGACAATTAGTAGACATTTTAATGCAGTCTTGGATGCTATTGTTGCATTGGCAGATGATTTTCTTGTACCAGCAGGGCCTGATACCCCCACTGGAATCTTAGGAAACCCAAGATTTTATCCATACTTCAAG GATTGTATAGGAGCCATTGATGGAACACAAATACCAGCAATGGTTGGTCTCGACGAACAAGTCCCTTTTTGGTGCAGAAAAGGGTTCATTTCGCAAAATGTTTTAGTAGCTTGTTCCTTTGACTTGCAGTTTCAGTATGTTCTAGCTGGTTGGGAAGGCTCGGCTGCTGATTCACGCATACTAGATTCAGCTCTAACAAGATGCGATAGATTAATTGTGCCCGAAG GATTCGCCAATATGACGCAGTTTATTACTCCATATCGTGGTGTCCGTTATCACTTGAAGGAATTTGGTGGAAATCGTCCAAAATGTGCAAAGGAATTATTCAATCTCCGACATGCATCGTTACGGAATGCAATTGAACGTGCTATCGGTATACTTAAAAGACGCTTCACTATTTTGCAACTGCAGCCTCAATATCCATTCGAATCACAAGTGAAAATTGTACTTGCATGTTGCATCCTTCATAACCACATCCGCAGAGAGTGCATTAATGACTTGATTTTCGATGATGAGAACTTACAAAACCTACTAGAAACCGATCCAAGAATGCAACAAGACAGTGAATGCCCTACACTTGGGAGAAATAGACAACGAGAAGTAGCTTCAGAACTTCGAACTTCAATCGCAAATGCAATGTGGAATGATTATCAGCGTCGCCGCCGCGGCTAA